One segment of Salvelinus fontinalis isolate EN_2023a chromosome 42, ASM2944872v1, whole genome shotgun sequence DNA contains the following:
- the LOC129841170 gene encoding zinc finger protein with KRAB and SCAN domains 1-like isoform X2, producing the protein MEVLANAAVAEICKVVDDDYAVFRLEITQSQKENRTLRRKLQLLELKVSRERAERTLRELASPSSVKILDRYRGVERGERHLTGGHRSFVMLKAHNTWREDQPITVDEGSGTSTQHVILIESADAEAAGPGVKQEKTEGEEEPWHSRDIQTGAHPVATEDPTTATVQPMTRRSIKEVSGTPNAVLKSETNTKTLTGLGCPAPRSEYFHYGNPRMVLSHQNSGDTLQTGNDPSCSYTTETEIPGDMSVSLDTQTNPIREDWNQYSTRVYSEGCLDEKGEGLVVDEMTVKVEGDAPVTLNADEAHFGEGHSQGNSSEFLDYRESLETNLKVPTHSPLHPVSMSMAPSDSQGRIFFDQVLNSNDQRAKPWGEGATTGGKEKQFFCMFCNKGFSCPQKVEIHQRVHTGVKPFICTQCHMRFAHAGNLKRHQRFHTGVKPFKCTQCHMRFTQAGDLKRHERVHTGEKPYSCPQCEKRFSRQDQLKMHLKVHTGEKPFACTHCGKRFSERTYLRMHQQKHHSTL; encoded by the exons atggaggtgctagcgaatgcagccgtggcagagatctgtaaagtcgtagacgacgactatgcagtgtttcgtttggaaataactcaaagccagaaagaaaacaggacattgcggaggaaactacagctACTGGAACTGAAGGTGTCACGGGAGCGCGCAGAGAGGACATTGCGAGAGCTCGCCAGTCCCAGTAGTGTCAAGATCCTCGACCGATACAGAGGAGTGGAAAGAG GTGAAAGACATCTCACTGGAGGACACAGAAGCTTTGTGATGCTAAAGGCACACAATACATGGAGAGAAgaccaaccaatcactgttgatgaggggagtggaacctcaacccagcacGTTATCTTGATAGAG TCTGCAGATGCAGAGGCTGCAGGTCCTGGGGTCAAGCAGGAGAagactgaaggagaggaggaaccaTGGCACAGCAGAGACATCCAGACTGGAGCTCATCCTGTAGCCACGGAGGACCCCACCACTGCCACAGTACAGCCCATGACCCGACGCAGCATCAAGGAGGTCAGTGGAACGCCAAACGCCGTCCTCAAGTCAGAGACCAATACCAAGACTTTAACAGGGCTGGGCTGTCCTGCTCCACGCTCAGAATATTTCCATTACGGTAACCCGAGGATGGTTCTGTCCCATCAGAACTCAGGTGACACGTTACAGACTGGCAATGATCCGTCCTGTTCAtacactacagagacagagatacctGGTGACATGTCTGTGAGCTTAGATACACAGACTAATCCAATAAGAGAGGACTGGAACCAGTACAGTACTAGAGTATACTCTGAAGGGTGCCTAGATGAGAAAGGAGAGGGTCTCGTCGTAGATGAGATGACTGTGAAAGTGGAGGGCGATGCTCCTGTGACATTGAATGCAGACGAGGCTCACTTCGGAGAAGGACACTCGCAGGGAAACTCCAGTGAATTCTTAGACTACAGGGAAAGCTTAGAGACAAATCTAAAGGTCCCGACCCACTCCCCTTTACACCCAGTGTCCATGTCAATGGCACCTTCCGATTCACAAGGCCGCATCTTTTTCGATCAGGTATTGAACTCAAACGACCAAAGGGCCAAGCCGTGGGGAGAGGGAGCAACAACGGGCGGTAAAGAAAAGCAGTTCttctgcatgttctgtaacaaaggctttAGCTGCCCACAgaaggtggagatccaccagagagtccacacaggggtgaaacccttcatctgtacccagtgtcacatgcgcttCGCCCATGCTGgcaacctgaagaggcaccagcgGTTCCACACAGGGGTAAAACCCTTCAAAtgtacccagtgtcacatgcgcttcacccaggctggtgacctgaagaggcacgagagggtccacacaggggagaaaccctacagctgcccccagtgtgagaagaggttctcccgTCAGGACCAGCTTaagatgcacctgaaggtccacacgggAGAGAAGCCATTCGCCTGTACTCACTGTGGAAAGAGGTTTTCAGAGAGGACCTACCTCAGGATGcaccagcagaaacaccattcCACTCTATAA
- the LOC129841170 gene encoding zinc finger protein with KRAB and SCAN domains 1-like isoform X1, with product MANVNSMVFHTQIASIMEVLANAAVAEICKVVDDDYAVFRLEITQSQKENRTLRRKLQLLELKVSRERAERTLRELASPSSVKILDRYRGVERGERHLTGGHRSFVMLKAHNTWREDQPITVDEGSGTSTQHVILIESADAEAAGPGVKQEKTEGEEEPWHSRDIQTGAHPVATEDPTTATVQPMTRRSIKEVSGTPNAVLKSETNTKTLTGLGCPAPRSEYFHYGNPRMVLSHQNSGDTLQTGNDPSCSYTTETEIPGDMSVSLDTQTNPIREDWNQYSTRVYSEGCLDEKGEGLVVDEMTVKVEGDAPVTLNADEAHFGEGHSQGNSSEFLDYRESLETNLKVPTHSPLHPVSMSMAPSDSQGRIFFDQVLNSNDQRAKPWGEGATTGGKEKQFFCMFCNKGFSCPQKVEIHQRVHTGVKPFICTQCHMRFAHAGNLKRHQRFHTGVKPFKCTQCHMRFTQAGDLKRHERVHTGEKPYSCPQCEKRFSRQDQLKMHLKVHTGEKPFACTHCGKRFSERTYLRMHQQKHHSTL from the exons ATGGCTAACGTGAACAgtatggtttttcacactcaaatagcttccatcatggaggtgctagcgaatgcagccgtggcagagatctgtaaagtcgtagacgacgactatgcagtgtttcgtttggaaataactcaaagccagaaagaaaacaggacattgcggaggaaactacagctACTGGAACTGAAGGTGTCACGGGAGCGCGCAGAGAGGACATTGCGAGAGCTCGCCAGTCCCAGTAGTGTCAAGATCCTCGACCGATACAGAGGAGTGGAAAGAG GTGAAAGACATCTCACTGGAGGACACAGAAGCTTTGTGATGCTAAAGGCACACAATACATGGAGAGAAgaccaaccaatcactgttgatgaggggagtggaacctcaacccagcacGTTATCTTGATAGAG TCTGCAGATGCAGAGGCTGCAGGTCCTGGGGTCAAGCAGGAGAagactgaaggagaggaggaaccaTGGCACAGCAGAGACATCCAGACTGGAGCTCATCCTGTAGCCACGGAGGACCCCACCACTGCCACAGTACAGCCCATGACCCGACGCAGCATCAAGGAGGTCAGTGGAACGCCAAACGCCGTCCTCAAGTCAGAGACCAATACCAAGACTTTAACAGGGCTGGGCTGTCCTGCTCCACGCTCAGAATATTTCCATTACGGTAACCCGAGGATGGTTCTGTCCCATCAGAACTCAGGTGACACGTTACAGACTGGCAATGATCCGTCCTGTTCAtacactacagagacagagatacctGGTGACATGTCTGTGAGCTTAGATACACAGACTAATCCAATAAGAGAGGACTGGAACCAGTACAGTACTAGAGTATACTCTGAAGGGTGCCTAGATGAGAAAGGAGAGGGTCTCGTCGTAGATGAGATGACTGTGAAAGTGGAGGGCGATGCTCCTGTGACATTGAATGCAGACGAGGCTCACTTCGGAGAAGGACACTCGCAGGGAAACTCCAGTGAATTCTTAGACTACAGGGAAAGCTTAGAGACAAATCTAAAGGTCCCGACCCACTCCCCTTTACACCCAGTGTCCATGTCAATGGCACCTTCCGATTCACAAGGCCGCATCTTTTTCGATCAGGTATTGAACTCAAACGACCAAAGGGCCAAGCCGTGGGGAGAGGGAGCAACAACGGGCGGTAAAGAAAAGCAGTTCttctgcatgttctgtaacaaaggctttAGCTGCCCACAgaaggtggagatccaccagagagtccacacaggggtgaaacccttcatctgtacccagtgtcacatgcgcttCGCCCATGCTGgcaacctgaagaggcaccagcgGTTCCACACAGGGGTAAAACCCTTCAAAtgtacccagtgtcacatgcgcttcacccaggctggtgacctgaagaggcacgagagggtccacacaggggagaaaccctacagctgcccccagtgtgagaagaggttctcccgTCAGGACCAGCTTaagatgcacctgaaggtccacacgggAGAGAAGCCATTCGCCTGTACTCACTGTGGAAAGAGGTTTTCAGAGAGGACCTACCTCAGGATGcaccagcagaaacaccattcCACTCTATAA